One Mustela nigripes isolate SB6536 chromosome 5, MUSNIG.SB6536, whole genome shotgun sequence DNA segment encodes these proteins:
- the LOC132018550 gene encoding zinc finger protein with KRAB and SCAN domains 4-like: MLSGKLIAARFVDVAVSPELPSNVLEPWAQGDEGLLTLHWLIPLSHEQESSAEVQLPTSVRPKSLPWSRISRESKEGTALDSQSAKNQIGLLVVKEEEEEASAVVGEANPVQCSENSCWRFWGFHYPEAQGPREALSRLRELCRHWLRPETHSKEQIVELLVLEQFLTILPEELQAWVREQQPESGDEVVVLLEYLQRHLEEPGPQVLSGDQRQLLCCKMAMLTPAQRPWSTDLQPKKALLKRESLGTEASADSGECCLLGSLNSTAFVQLH; encoded by the exons GCAAGATTTGTGGATGTAGCAGTGTCCCCAGAGCTCCCCAGCAATGTCCTTGAGCCCTGGGCACAGGGAGATGAGGGACTGCTAACACTTCACTGGTTAATACCGCTCTCCCACGAGCAGGAATCTTCTGCAGAAGTACAGCTGCCCACTAGCGTGAGGCCCAAGTCCCTGCCTTGGTCCAGGATATCTCGAGAATCAAAGGAAGGCACAGCCCTGGACAGCCAATCTGCAAAGAACCAGATTGGGCTTCTGGTCgtaaaggaggaagaggaagaggcctCTGCCGTGGTGGGGGAGGCCAACCCTGTGCAGTGTTCAGAAAACTCCTGCTGGCGCTTCTGGGGCTTCCACTACCCCGAGGCCCAGGGACCCCGAGAAGCGCTGAGCCGGCTGCGGGAGCTCTGCCGACACTGGCTGCGGCCCGAGACACACAGCAAGGAGCAGATCGTGGAGCTGCTGGTGCTGGAGCAGTTCCTGACCATCCTGCCCGAGGAGCTGCAGGCCTGGGTGCGGGAGCAGCAGCCGGAGAGCGGCGACGAGGTGGTGGTGCTCCTGGAGTATCTGCAGAGGCATCTGGAGGAGCCAGGGCCGCAG GTCCTCAGTGGTGACCAGAGGCAGCTGCTCTGTTGCAAGATGGCAATGCTGACACCAGCTCAGAGGCCCTGGAGTACCGACTTGCAGCCAAAGAAGGCTCTGCTCAAGCGCGAATCTCTGGGAACCGAGGCCTCAGCAGACAGCGGTGAGTGTTGTCTCCTGGGCAGCTTGAATTCTACAGCCTTCGTCCAGCTTCATTAA